ACTATGAGAAGAGCATATGGAAGAACACCTCAACATGGCTCTTACACCATGTTAAGGATGTCAAAATCCATCTGTTTTACACACAGATGCAATGGTGTGGCCTGGCTAAAACACAATGGAGTGAAGGGCTGAGAATGAAGAGAGCATTTTCTGTGGtgaaaagaaagacagaagaggTCTGACAACGAATCCAGAGTGTTTAGATGTTGTGCTGCCTGTACAGCCCTTAAACTGCCTAATAGTGTGACAGACAGTCAGAAAACACATGGTAAGGATACTTCCAGAAGAATCTGCTatgtttctgctgctgtaaCATGAGCTGAGGTCAGCCTCAGAACAGATTGCAGCCATGTGACAGCCTGCAGGTAGCACCAACATGTGACAGTTAAGGGGAGCTTGTTATTGCAAATGGTTGTCATGTCCAGACAAGCCACAAGAAACTTGATTAAAGGCTCATGGGTTTCCTCTTGGGTTTCTTAAGTCATTTCCCCAAACATGACAAGTCTTGACTCAGAACAGACATGCTCCTTATCAGCCAAGTCAAGCTTGTTTCTTGTCCCCCCCACATACTATTGTCTCCCTCTACTCTATTCCCCTGCATGCTGGCCCCTAGGTCCTGATCACAAACTTCTCTTAATCTATGTTGTTCTGTCTTCTTTGACTCTATCTTATCCCTAAATCTGCACTGAACTCCAGTATTGAATTGTTTGTTGTTAaacacctttttcttttattttccttaactTACATTGCTCCTGATCAAAATTCAGTTACCTTTTAATTCTCTCTCTGCACATTTCCACCAGTGACTCTCGCATGGCTGGGGTGAAAAGGATTTTTAGTGGGGGAACCGCAGTGGCTACTCATGACTCCCTGAATGAGTTCATGCTGCCCTGGTTGGGACCATCACGGTCTGGGATTAGTAACAGTGTCTGAAAACACGAGATGAAGTCTATGGCTGAAAACAGATTTGAGGTTAAGGATTCAAAACAAAGttggcagagctgaggggcCGCCCAAAAGCTTCAGTGCCAACACCTAATGAGGTTCAGTCAGCCCCCAACCTGTGCCGGTACTTGGGGTTATTCCCCACCAGGTGTAGGACCCTGCCTTTGCCCCTGTCGAACCGCATTAGATTTCTCTCCCGAGCCCGTCCCGGTCCGGCGGAACGGCAGCACACCCCTCAGCTGCCGcagcccgccccgccccgccccgtcAGCAGCGTGCGGCGGGCGCACCGCCCGGCCCGGCAGGCAGCGCGCAGGCTCCCGAGCCGCCCGGAACCACAGGTCCCAGCAGGCTCCGCGCGGCTCGGCCGGGCCCGGCATGGCCGCGGCGCTGCCGGCGCTGGCCCTGGGCGcggggctgctggtggccgCCTGGCGCTGGCTGtggggcgcggcgcggcccgTGCGCGGGGGCTCCATGCGGGGCAAGACCGTCATCATCACCGGCGCCAACAGCGGGctgggccgggcggcggcggcagagCTGCTGCGGATGCGGGCCCGCGTCATCATGGGCTGCCGCGACCGGGCGCGGGCCGAGCGGGCGGCCCGCGAGATCCGGGCTGAGGTGGGCGAGCAGGCGGACGGCGCGGGCGAGCTGGTGGTCCGCGAGCTGGACCTGGCCTCGCTGCGCTCCGTGCGCGCCTTCTGCCACCGCGTCCTGCAGGTACGGCCGTGTCACCGCGCTGCTCTCCCCGCGCCCGGACAGCGCCCGGCAGGCACGGGCTGGGCGGTGATGGCGGCGGCCTCTGCGCTCCGTGTTGGCGCCCGGGTTTCCGTGTGGGTTGCAGGAGGCTGTTCTCCTGCCGGCAGCGTACTCGGGGGACGGGGGAAGTCCCCGAGGTCACCGCAGGGTTTAGGAGGAGGGTGTAAGCAAATTGGCCGTGAATTAGCGCCTGGAAGCATGAACTTCTTGATAGTTTGTTTTGGTGCAAAATATTCTAGACCTTTTCTGTTCTGGAAAGGAAATGCTTGTCTCTGTGTGAgaaatgatttttcttcctttctctctgaatTAACTAGCTTTAACCTTTGTCGATTTAAATTAGTGTTACAGCTCAGCTTTGtcaccagaaaaataaaagttgacAGGTGCACTGTTCACGTGCTCCAGACATCCTTCTGCTGCCTCCTTAGGTTGCAACCCCCAAGGACTTTAAATCTCTCACCCACCACCAGCAGAATCTAGTCGACAGGCATTTTTGAACATATAAAGTATTTGCAGATTCCCTGAAAACCTGAGCTTAAGGAGAATAGAGACATCCAGTTGCTTTGCTTGACTGAAGTGCCACTAGATATGTagagcagagggaagcactGTCGGAGGCATTATTTCATTCCCACAGAAATCATCTTTTGGGACTTTGATCTCACCACATCTAGCTACTCAAGCCGTGAGACATGAAGTCATGGGAAGGTAGGCTTAAtaagtcctgctgctgctcggAGATGTGCTTGTTAAGTGCTTAAAAGATGCTCAGATCCCATTGTAAGAGAGGGAGAAACCAGAGAGGGACTTTATTGCATTAATtttcaaactgcttttttaaaagtgtcAAGTTTTAAGTTCTCTAGTGAGGCACTTGGTAGACATACATATTCGTATGTATGAATCCTTCATATATATGAATCCGGTGGTAAGCTCTAATGTTCCTTCAATGTTGTGGGAAAACCTGCATGCATGAAAGTAGTTAAAATTTGTGTGATacacacacagcaaaaaaaagagacataCTTTAACTTTCTTTAACATGACTTTAAATGTTTAACTTTTaagaattacatattttatagtTCAAAATATCAGAGTGGCTTTTAAGTGAGAAATGGATAAATGAAAAGAGGGTGTGCTGTCTGCACAGTATTGCTGATGCTTGCATTGTAATTTGAATGCACCTGACTGACAAGGGATGCGAGTTCAAGAGGTAACTTTCAAGAGCTGTTCCACCCAAGTTCTTGTTATTTACCTTCCCTATTTGCGAGTCCTTTTTGGAGCTGTGGTTTTGGGATTTGTTTGGGGGTTCTTGTGGTTTTGCGAGTCCTTTTTGGAGCTGTGGTTTTGGGATTTGTTTGGGGATTCTTGTGGTTTTTCGTTTGACATAAAGAAGATGTAAATGTTGGTAGGATGGGGAGACAAGGCACTCCCACTATTTAGCCATGGGAGCTTTACTTTGCATAACTGAAAGTGATTGTCTCTCATTCCTTagtctcactgaaaaaaaaaaagactgagatGTTGGAGGGTTccatgggaaaagggagaaagtgAAAGTGAGCTTAGAGGCTGCAAGGAATAGCATTGCCCATTAAAGCAATGTTTTGTGCACTCTGTTGCACTTGGTTGTCATAGCTGCCTGCTTGGCATTGATCACATCACTCTAAGTTATTACATTTAGGACTTCCAGAAAATAGCACATTTGGAGGTCTTGCTGGAGTGTAAGTCTTGCAAATTAAATCCTTCAGTCAGATGTTATTCTctaaaggagaaagaaggatcACTTCAGTGAGCAGATCTGCAGTCAGTACTTCTTCACTCCTGTCCTGATTTAGTGATAGTGACTGACCACTGTGTCCCTTTGGGTGAAGAGAAGTGAGTTTGGTGCTCTTTGGATCACGCCTGAGGGACACAATTATTTGAAACACTAAGCAGTCACAAGTTCCATGAAAATCAGTCTGAGATTGAAGTACTTGAAGTTTTGAGTGATCAGATGCCAGCACCTTTAACTGAATGCCAAGTGCAGATTTGGCTTTTGCTCTCTTTGTATCTTTGCTGCTAATGGCAgtgaaataaaagggaaatgGTGCAGAATTCATTTATGAGGTTCTCTATTTTTATCATCACAATGGCCCAAGATTGTCTCAGCTTGTCTTCCAGTCCTTGCGTGGGGTTTAAAGAATTAACGGCAAAGAAAACTCCCAGTGCTCTTTCTAGAGAAAATGAATACCTTTGCCTTTGATTCATGCAAGCATAAATTGTGCTCTCACAGTCTTTTTTTAGAGGTGGGTAAGGGTGCTGAATTCAAAGCTTACTTAAGCAGCTTTCTTTAATTCAtagatgttggggtttttttaagttacaGTTTTGGGTAAATTGGAGACCTCTTTTGAGTGGATTCTGGTGCATGAAGTGCATGattcatatatttaaattatcaGTGCCACCTCTGTCAATTACTTATATTTTCTTATCCTGGAGAGTGTAACATACATCCTTGAGACTGATTTTTACTGACCTGAACCAGAATTCTGATCCATTAAATCTCATGTGCTGAGCACCTAGATATTTCAAGCCTCTGTTCCTTAGTTCCTGAGTAGACCTATTGGACTCAAATTGTATGAAACATGAATGTTACTTTTCTATGAGTCCTGCTACATAGTTCTCACCAAGAAGCAGAGTGATGTGTACTGGTTTTAAAGTAAGACAAGTTTAAAATCATGAAAACATTATTTGGCAAAGTTTTTCGTGATATCATCCAGGTGAGATGATGGGTCTACAGTGTAATGGCTCTTCAGCCCTGAGGTTACTTCTTTGTGCTAACACCTTGTGTTCCATGTTTGCATGTCTGCACACTAGATCCCTCTGCTGTAGCAGAGATTTGCCATAAATTAACGTGTGGCCTTTTGCAGTGCAAAAGACAGGTTGCTttttaaagagtaaaaaaatacaTCACAAAGGTAATTTATCACTGAATTGCTGTAGAAAAAGCTGCTCTTAGAGAAGCAGGTGGTTGTGTTCTTTGCCTGCATTAGAGGTTGATACAGACATACTCTCAGGTCTTGCTGGGGTCAAGTGCACAGTTTAGTGGTAGTTCAACttaaaggtggttttttttcagtagtgcTTTAAGAAAATGTCAGAAAGCTACAATTCAGAAAACTaggaatgaaattatttcttttttaacgATGCTTAGTGAGAAATTGAAGCATAATAATGTTTACATGAGAGTTCTAAaactgaatgattttttttctttcctatttaaaGGAAGAGTCAAGGCTGGATGTTCTGATAAATAATGCAGGCATATTCCAGTGTCCATACATGAAGACGGAGGATGGTTTTGAGATGCAGTTTGGTGTAAACCACTTGGGCCACTTCTTGCTCACCAACCTTCTTCTGGGCCTCCTCAAAAATTCTGCCCCGAGCAGGATTGTTGTAGTATCCTCAAAGCTTTACAAATATGGAGAGATCAACTTTGAAGACCTGAACAGTGAAATAAGCTACAATAAAAGCTTTTGTTACAGCCGAAGTAAACTGGCTAACATATTATTTGCCAGAGAGTTGGCCCGTCGGTTGGAAGGGACAGGAGTCACCGTGAACTCGCTTCATCCTGGGATTGTCAGAACAAATCTAGGCAGGCATGTGAATATTCCTTTGCTGGCCAAACCTCTGTTCAACTTGGTGTCATGGGCTTTCTTCAAAACGCCTCTGGAAGGAGCCCAGACATCTATTTATTTGGCCTCTTCTCCTGATGTTGAAGGTGTGTCAGGAAAGTATTTTGGAGACTGCAAAGAGGAAGAACTCCTGCCCAAAGCCATGGATGACTTGGTTGCAAGAAAATTGTGGGATATCAGTGAAGTGATGGTTGGCTTACTGAAGTAAGTGCCAGGGAGTGTTTGCAAAAAAGAAGGCAGATAGCTATGCAATGCATTTTGGCAACAGTGAAATTCTCACTTTAAATGCTGTGGGAATACAGGGTATTTTGCTCAGTAAGTATGAAATAAGGGAGTGATTTATGTTGGAactctgttttgaaataaaagacaaTCTTCAATAGACACAGGCATtcagaaaaaatctgaaataaagtTTGTGGGTGTGAATATAATTTCTGGTTAAATCTGCTTAGAaactcatattttaaaaataaggcaGAACTGTGTTTAGCAATATATACGCATATTTGTCATTACATGTCTGGCTGGACAATGCAGGGTACTGATGGTGAAACACTtctgtaaaaaattatttgaaaataagtcTTAGTCATCTCTTTTTGAGCCATCACaatgaaaaatggaataaagaGTTTTCCTGATATCTTGCACTATAATTGTTGAGGCCTCTGAGTGCCTTTCAAAGGCTTGTCAGCCCCATGGTTCAGTGAACAGAACTGTTGAGCCGTGCGTGGTTTTGCTGTGAAGCACAAAGTCAGATATTTTTAGTgatgttgctgctgttcagtGTGTAAGTATACTTGGTTGTGCAAgttgtgtttttatttccatgtgtGTTGAACTTGCTGTTTCTTGAAGCCTTGGGTTTCATTAAACGGGTAGTTGCAAAATGTGTAATGGCCTTGGCAGGGCTTTGCATGGCATGAACTGTGTAAGACCTCATGCAAATGAGACCGAAGTGAATAAGCTGCTCAGTGTGTTTGGCTCAAATGATGGCACTTTAACTCAGTAATGAGGTTCAATAAATGTCTCATACAGCTGACTGAATATTCtttaataaaatcttttaaaaagaagacaTAGGATTCATTCATTTATTGTGGGAGATGTATCAGAAACCAGCAGCCTTGATGCAGTAGCctgttttcaaagcagaagaTGAACCTGTGTGTTGGTTTAGGGAGCTTGGGGTTTGTAGAG
The DNA window shown above is from Corvus hawaiiensis isolate bCorHaw1 chromosome 3, bCorHaw1.pri.cur, whole genome shotgun sequence and carries:
- the RDH14 gene encoding retinol dehydrogenase 14, which codes for MAAALPALALGAGLLVAAWRWLWGAARPVRGGSMRGKTVIITGANSGLGRAAAAELLRMRARVIMGCRDRARAERAAREIRAEVGEQADGAGELVVRELDLASLRSVRAFCHRVLQEESRLDVLINNAGIFQCPYMKTEDGFEMQFGVNHLGHFLLTNLLLGLLKNSAPSRIVVVSSKLYKYGEINFEDLNSEISYNKSFCYSRSKLANILFARELARRLEGTGVTVNSLHPGIVRTNLGRHVNIPLLAKPLFNLVSWAFFKTPLEGAQTSIYLASSPDVEGVSGKYFGDCKEEELLPKAMDDLVARKLWDISEVMVGLLK